GCGGATTGCTACTCTTCGACAATCTTCTCGGGAACGTACTGTACCCGCCCCGCCTGCGTCGTCTTTCCGGTTGCGATTAATGCGCGCTCGAGGGCTTCCGTATCCTTCCGCCCGAGGTCGAGGACCTGGTGCATCTTTTTGTCTTTATTTACGAACCTCACGTGGAACAAATCTTTATTGTCCTTGTCCTGGTCAATGAGAATCATCGTGCTGTACTCCGCGAAGGGGTACTCCTCGACGCTGATCGCACCCGGTTCCTTCATGACATACCAGGCTGGTTCATAGCCCCTTTCCGGCTTATCGGCGAGCTCGGGTATCACCCATTCGCCACCCATCTTCCTTGCTGTGCGGAGCTTTCCCCTCCTTATCCACTGCCTTACGGTGACGGGCGTCACTCCGTACAGTTTCGCGAATTCCTCGACCGAGAGCATCTCGCACTCGACGCAAATCAGCGTGAACTCGACTTCGGAAGTCATTGTGAGCCCACCATCTCTCCATTCGAGCTCTGTTGCCCGGCAGAGATTGAGCTCTATCGATGTGTCCTCGAAGTCGTACTCGTAAAACCAGCGTGGCTCAACCTGCGTCGGTAAGTGGCAAGCTTGCAACTTTTCCAGGAAACGCTGGCACAGCTCTAAGCGCTTCTCACGCATAGCCTCTGAGATGCCCGTTTCGTCTTCAGTAGCTACGTATTCCATGTACCCCTTGAATGAAGCGACGAGCTCCGCTTTGGGGAAGAGGCCCTCTTCCCTGAATGCCTTTTCGGCTTTTTCGTGATCTAGCATGGTCAAGTAGGCTATGGGTGGATATTGAATCATTGGTTTACGTCACGTTTTACCGTTGAGTGGATGTTATTAGCCCTGAAATGGCGCGCTTCCGCCTGCGTATAATTGGGTGCGTGGCTAAAAGCCGGCGTCACCCGCCTGCAACACTGATCGCTACAATGTTGCGTTTTGGAATTCAACCAACCGATTGTCATTTGGTGAAGGTACCAAATCTGGCAATTGCCTCATCGATGGTCATCGCGCCGGTTCCAACCCCGTAATTCGCCTGCCTAAACTGCAAGACCGCATCGTCCGTCAAGCCGATGACCTCCGGCGACAGGATTCGAGACTCAGGAACGTCACCGAATGCGGCGTATACACTGTTAAAAGACAGGTCCTTGGTCGGCGACATGAGCCCCTTGTTCTGTGCCATCTCGTTCAGCTCCCCTGATGTGACCAGAAAACGCATGAACTCGTTGGCCATATCCAAATTCGCGCTTTCCTTGTTGACGGAGAACTGAAGGTTCGGCATGTCGAGGAAGTAAGCACCCTCATCAGACATCGGGACGGGGGCAAAAGCATAGGTAAAGGGGTTAGCGATAAACGCCTCGGAACGGCTTTCCCTCTTCTTCGTCCCAGAGACGGCATCTCCAGAGCAGATCATCATGGGAACATCGCCTTCGAAGAAGCGAAGAATCACGGCATCGTAGTTGTTCTCGATTTCAGCGCAGGCTTCGAGGTCCACGCAGCCGTCGTTGATGAATTGTGTCGTCATCTCAAGCGTGGGCTGCATGTACTTGCCAGCCGAAGGATCGAGGGAGTTAAGGCTTTTAACAGCCTCTGCATCGTTCGCCACGGTTCCGCAGAAGAACGGATAAGCCGCCAAGGTGAACAGCGACGTCGTCTCCTCTTTGGAGAAGCCCATCATCGGGTTCTGGTAGCCCTTCTCGCGGAACGCCTTGCAAACCTCGACCAGTTCCTTATAGGTTGTAGGAACGCTTAGGCCCTCTTTCTCGAAGAGATCCTTGTTCACAAGCATGCCGTAGGTGTTTGCGAAAACCGGGACCATCGGAAGCGTGCCGTCGTCCGTGTTCAGGATAATATTGCTGCGGATGCAATCCAGGTCAAGGCCCAGCGCGGGATCGGCCAGGTTCTCGGCGTGATCAATGGAAGACTTGTATTTATCCCGACCGTACATCCAGGAGTAATTGACGTAGATGTCTGGAGCATCGTTTCCGTTCAAAACCGTGCCAATCATGTTGTTGTAGTCATCAACCTTTGTGTAGACCAGTTCCACATCGGGATAGTATTCGTTGAAGCGGTCGAACTCGGCTTCCAGCGCCTCGAAGTTGTCGTAACCGCCGGCCACGATGATATGGCCGGTAGTGGAAGCATCCAGAGCCGGCTGGAAACCTTTCTCGGTCGTCGCTTCCTGCTTAGTCGAGTTGCTGCATGCTGTCAGACACAGGACTATCAGCGCCGCCAAGAGTATGAACGTCGTCTTTTTCACGACCGCCCCTTTCTTCCGTGGCCCTCCGGATTTCCTTGATGACCAACTTCATATCAACGGGCTTTGCGATATGCCCGTTCATTCCCGCATTCAGGCATTCCGTGACGTTTTCAGAGAACGCATCGGCCGTCATCGCAACAATCGGAATGGAAGATGCCCAGGAATCTTCCATGCTCCGAATTGCCCTGGTTGCATCGAGGCCGTTCATCTCTGGCATCTGCACGTCCATGAAAATCAACTGGTAGTCGCCCTCTTCGGCCCGGCGCATCATATCCACGCAAATCCGCCCGTTTTCCGCGCGGTCGGTGATGATGCCGAACATGGCAAGCATGGCAGAAACAACCTCCCAGTTGATGTCATTGTCCTCGACAATAAGGACGCGCAGCCCTTGCAGGTCGGCGTAATCGTCCTCTGGCTCCTGGGAGGTGGACTCTTTGCCAATCAGTTCGTTAATCTTGTCGTAGAGCGTGGAGCGGAATAGCGGTTTGCTGACGAAGCCGTCCGCACCAGCCTCTTTCGCTGCATCCTCGATTTCCGACCAGTCATATGCGGAGATGAGCAGAATCGGAATGTCAACGCCGATATCCGAGTGGATTCGGTTGATGGTCTCAACACCGTCGACCTCAGGCATTTTCCAGTCGACGATAACGACACCGTAATCCTTCCCAGAAAGATGCCTGTGCTCAATCATGCCAAGAGCCTCCAGCCCGCTTCGAGCCTGCTCGACTGTGGCGCCAAGTGACTCGAGGGCGTCAGTGGCTGTCTCGAGCATGATCTCGTCGTCATCGATGATTAGAACGTCGATGGGCTCGAGCTGCATGTCATCCCGCTGTCTGTCGGCCACGGGGATATCCAGCACGACGGTAAAGGTCGTTCCCTCGCCTTGCTTGCTTTCGCACTCGATCGTTCCACCCATCAGGTCGACCATCTGCTTTGTAATGGCTAGGCCAAGGCCGGTTCCCTGAATACTGTTGACACGGCTGTCGATCTGACGCGAGAAAGGCTGGTACATGGTCTCCATGTATTCCGGGCTCATGCCGATGCCCGTGTCGGCCACAACGTACGTCAGCTTTATACAACCAGGTTGGGCGCTCTCTTCCTCGCGCATATCCACACTAACGCGCCCGCCGGGTTCGGTGTACTTGATGGCATTGGAGAGGATGTTGATGTAAATCTGGTTCAGGCGAAGCTGGTCTGCGTACAGGTATTCTTTCTCAATCCGGTAGATATGGAAGCTGAACTCTATGTTCTTTTCCTTGATCATCGGCTGCGAGATGTTCACGAGGTTCTCGACCGTTTCCACAATGGAAAACGTCAAAGGGCTCAGCTTCAGCTTTCCGCTTTCCACCTTGGATATATCGAGAATGTCGTTGATGAGCGTCAGCAGATGATTGTTGGCAAGGCTGATCTTCCGAAGGCTTTCCCTCGTCGACTCAACGTCCCCAAGGTTCTTCTCGGCAATCGACGTGAGGCCGATGATGGCGTTCATGGGCGTGCGGATGTCGTGTGACATGGTGGAGAGGAAGTCGGTCTTCGCCTTGTTGGCGGACTCCGCTTCCTTGGCCGTAGCCTGGAGACGCTTGTTCAAGTAACGCATGAAAAACAGGTCGCAGAGGAACAGGATGAGCAAGCCGGCGGAAACGACGCCGACCAGCAGCCAGTTTTCAGTACCCACATGGAGATCCTGCGCTGGCACGAAGCCCAACATCGTCCACCCAGCGGTAGCGGTGACGGGGGTATAGGCGAGTATGCATTCCTGCCCGTGCGAGTCGAACATCGAAATCGAGCCCGTCGATGAAGTGACCTCGTTGAACAGTTCCTTCGTCGATGCAGGATCCGAGGGATTATAGGAATTGTAGAACTCGAAGAAACTGGAGTTCTTGAAGCTGTGTCCTTTGAGGATGTAGTCGCCGTCGGCGTCGATTATGGAAAGTTCGGCGTGCGCAAACTGCTGTTGCGGCAAAACCCATTTCTGCTCAAGCTCCGACACGGGAATCACTCGCAGGAGCAGCGCATCTTTAGGCTTTTCGCTTTCCACGTCTTTCAACGTAACCTTGTTGCAGAAAGCCAGCGATTGCTCGCCGTTCATCGGGTTGGTGTAAGCGCGGGAAATGTTGATCGATTCCCCGATTTCATTAATCCAATCCACGTCCTCGAGCAAACCCACCCGTTCATAGGAAACGGCATAGTCGTCAGTCGTGCCCTGTTTCGGACGCGTGGAGAGCCCTGTAAGCGTGTCAAGGTCAATCAGATGCGCCGATGTGTTCTCAAGCACATGCGAGGCGCGGATGTAATCGGCTGCCTCTTCCATAGTCATGGACTTGTTGTTGATATAGCGAGCCCACACATCGCAAATACGCTGCTCGCCCTCCAGATAATTCCCCGTCACCTGTTCCAAGGCGACCGTGGTGTTTTCAAAATTCTCTACTTGCCCCTTGTAAGACTCGCTGCTTTCGAATCTGGAATAGAGCACAACGAAGATCAAGATGGCGGCTATGATGATCACATTGGCAGCGATTATGGCTATCTTTTTCATGCCTTGATCTTCCTCAAAAGCCAACTCATGATCTCCGGCGTTCAAATCTCTAAATAAAGAGAACAACCGCTAATCATGCGTAACAACATGAGAGTAATTAATCATATCATGCGAGTATCATTTATTGCCATTGCAGTCGTTTGCGCTATGTGTCCACGTCATAATCAGATGGCGGGCAACAAGCTATACAATGACATATATGCATACCTAAACTGCGAAGGGTATATTGACCATGCTTAAGAGCCATGAGAAATTCCATTCGGAGAACGGTAAACGACTGCTGCTCATTGCCGACGACGAGCTCATAAACAGAGAGATCCTACGCGAAATCCTGCAAGACGAATACGAGCTGCTCTTCGCCGAAAACGGCGAAGAGGCGCTGGAAGTGGTGCGCAGGTGCAAAAACGTCCTCTCGCTCGTCCTTTTAGACCTGAAAATGCCCGTCATGAGCGGCACGGACGCCATGTACGCCATGCGCGACGACCCCGAATTGGCCCATATCCCCATCATCGTTGCGACGGCTGACCAGAATGCCGAAGTGGAAAGCTTGCATCTCGGGGCGAACGACTTCATCTCCAAACCCTATCCTCAAGCAGACGTCATCCATGCACGTATCCAGCGCGCAATCGAGCTGCACGAAGACCGGCTCATTATCACCAAAACGGAACGCGACGAGCTGACGGGCCTGCTCAACCGCGAATTCTTCTACCAATACGCCGCGCAGTTCGATCACCACCACGCATCCACGGAAATGGACGCCATCGTTGTCGACATCAACCACTTCCGCCTCATAAACGAGCGGTTCGGCACGAATTATGGCGACGAAGTGCTGCGATGCGTCGGAAACGAGCTCCTCTCCGTCGTGCGTGAGGCCGGCGGCATCGTCTGCAGAAGCGAAGCTGACAAGTTCATGGCATATTGCCCCCACGGCCAAGATTACGAAACCATGCTCGAGAAGGCTTCTAGAGGGATTGCCGGCGAGAACGCCGAAGACACTCAGACATGGTTGCGTATGGGCGTGTACGAATCCGTTGACAAAACGCTGGAAACCGAAAGGCGATTCGACCGCGCTCGGATGGCGGCCGACACGGTCCGCGGAAGTTTCGCCAATCAAATCGGCGTGTACGACGCCTTGCTACATGAAAAAGAGCTGTATTCGGAGCGCCTGATCGATGACTTCGCAGCAGCCATCAAGGAACAGCAGTTCGAGGTATACTTCCAACCGAAATTCGACATCCAGTCCGAAATCCCCGTGCTGGTAAGCGCCGAGGCCCTCGTCCGTTGGAATCATCCAACGCTTGGGATGGTGTTTCCGGGCGCCTTCATTCCCCTCTTCGAAGAGAACGGTCTTATCCAGCGTCTCGACATCTATATATGGCGTGCCACCGCCGCCCGAATCAAAGAATGGAAGACGCGGTTCAACTTAGTGGCGCCGGTGTCCGTCAACGTGTCGCGCATCGACATGTATGACCCGCATCTCGACAGGATCCTGCTCGGAATCCTCCAGGAATACAGTTTGAGCACGAGCGAGCTTCTTCTCGAAATCACCGAATCGGCCTACACGCAAGACTCGGCGCAGATCATCGAAACCGTAAGCAATTTGCGCAGCATCGGTTTCCAGGTGGAAATGGACGACTTCGGCACGGGTTATTCCTCGCTCAACATGCTCTCGTCCCTGCCGCTCGACGCGCTGAAGCTCGACATGCAGTTCATCCGAAGCGCATTCACCGAAGGCGGCGACACCAAGATGATCGAGATTATCATCGACATCGCCGACTACCTTTCGGTCCCCGTCATCGCAGAGGGCGTGGAAACCGAGGAGCAGCTGAATGCCTTGCGCGACATGGGATGCGACCGCGTGCAGGGCTACTATTTCTCCCCTCCGGTTCCAGCAAACGAATACGAGAAGTTCGTCGCCGAGCGAAACGAGATCGATGTGGCGGTATCTGCCAAGCTGACGCCTTCGCGCGAAATCATTCCCCACAACAGGTCGTTGGCTTTCGAAGAAGTCACTCACGCGCTTTCGGCCGGATTCGATGTAGTCTTCTACGTCGACATCGAAAGCGATCACTACATCGAGTTCACCTCGCAAGGCAAACCCGAGAATCTTCAAATCGAAAACAGCGGGTCGAACTTCTTTAAAGATGCGTGGGGCCTTCTGTTCGAATCGATTCATCCCGATGATGAGATGAGAGTCGGATTGTCCACGCAGAAGAACACGCTGCTCCTGCAGCTCGCGGGGCACGACCCCTTCTACATGACATACCGCATTATGGAAGACGGTCGCTCCGTATACCACGCCATGAAATGCATCAAAGCCCGCTCGAACGATGACCACCATATCGTCATAGGCATCAGCAACATCGATATGCAGATACGGCAGGCGCTTGCCGATATGAACATACGCACGGAAAACACGGGCCCGAACGCTTATTAGAACAAGACATGCGATACCGGCTCAATGATGCAATTGAACAATCTGGAGATGGGAGCTCACTATGACGCTTGACGACCTGATCGCCTTCGGCGCGAACGTTGACGAAGGCCTCTCGCGATGCATGAATAACGAGACTTTCTACCTGCGCCTGGTCGAATCCTTGAAGGGAGAAAAGGGTTTCGAATCACTGCAGACCGCCATCGCTGCCGGCGATCTCGACGCCGCGTTTGAAGCCGCCCATGCGTTGAAGGGCGTTCTCGGCAACCTATCCATTACCCCCCTTTACGAGCCCGTGTCCGAGATCACCGAGCTGCTGCGTGTAAAGCAAGATGCCAACTACCCTGCTCTGGTCGATGCGATCATGCTCAAATGGAACGAGTTCCTGGCGCTGTAACCAATAACACACGAGCCTCATCCCGCTCGAGCCGTCGATGAGGAGAGGGGACCTTGCCATGACCGCCGAACGAAAAGCGACATGTACGTTCTTCATATTGGCGACCATACTTGCTCTCGCGGGCGCAGTTGCCCTTGCCATAACATCGCCCGATGCGGCTTGGGCCGATCAGGGCGATTCGAAAACAGTACGCGTCGGCTACTACGAAAACGAGGTCTTTCAAGAAGGCGCCCAAGCTGACGCCGTGAAGACCGGATACGCCTACGAATACTACCGCAAGCTCAGCGAATACACCGGCTGGGAATACGAGTACGAATACGGCAGCTTCAGCGATCTGTACCAGATGCTCCTGGATGGCAAAATTGACTTGCTGGCGGGTTTGGCCTTCAAGGAAGACCGTACCACGCTCATAGGCTACCCTGACGCCCCGATGGGCAACGAGACGTACAACTTGGTGAAGCACGATACCGATGAAGACACCACCATCGACCCCAACTCGTTGAACAGTAAAAAGATCGGGGTACTCGACAGCGCCGTCTCCGATGCGCTCAACCGCTATCTCGACAACCAGCAGATAACGGCTGAAGTGATCAAATTCGAAGACTACGAAAATCTCTTTGCAGCGTTCGATTCCGGCGATTTGGACGTCATGGCCGCTGAAGGAGACGGGGCCTACGGACGAAACCATGCCGAAGTGCTCTTCACGTTCGGTACATCCGATTACTACCTGTGCACAACCATTCATCGACCCGACTTGCTTGCAGAACTGAATGCTGCACAAACGCTGCTGGCTATCGAGGAACCGAATTATGTGAGCTCGCTGCGCGCAAAATACTATTCGAACAGCATTTCCTCGCGAACGTTCTCGGCAGAGGAGCGAAAGTGGATCGACACGCATGACAGCCTGAGAATCGGCTATCTGGAGAACTATCTCCCTTACAGCGACACGGACAAGAGCGGACAGGTCACGGGCCTCGTAAAAGATGTCGTCCCGAAAATCTTCGACAGCTTGGGAATAACCGGTCTCGAGATCACATACATCGGATACGCAAGCTATGACGAGATGATTGCCGATATAGGCACAGGCACCATCGACGTCGCGTTCCCGGTCGGAGGCGGGCTGTATTATGCCGAGGAGGGCGGCATCTACCAGTCTAACCCCGTCGTCTCGGCGCCGACAGAGCTCGTCTACAAAGGCGAATTCGCCGAAAACACCACGTCCTCGTTCGCAATCAACGAGAACAACCGGATGCAGTACTACTACGTCAAAACGTATTTCCCCGATGCGGAAATCAAGTTCTACCCCTCAATCGACGAATGCCTCCACGCTGTACTCGACGGCAAGGCTAATTGCACAACGCTCAACGGCCTACGCGCGAACGACATCTTGAAGAACAGCGCTTACAAAGGGCTGTCGTTGCGCCAGACGACGCGCAACGACGACCGCTGCTTCGGCGTTGAAATCGGCAACACGGGGCTTTTGAGGATCTTGGACCGGGGCATCAACGTCGTCGGGGCCGATTATGCCCAAAACCTGTCGTACCGATATACGGAAGGCTTGCGCTCCTACAGCTTCATCGACATGATCCTTGATCACACAGCAGTTTTCGGCACGATCCTAGCAGCGATTATCGCGCTCGTGATCCTCTTCCTCGTGCGCGAGGCAAGACGAAGGAGCAGGCAGATTCTCGAGAAGGAATCCGCCCGCCAGGAACTCGAAGCGAAAAACCGCGAACTCGCCGCCAGCGAGCAGGCTCTTTCGGACGCCCTCATCACTGCCGAGCACGCTAACAAAGCAAAGACCACCTTCCTGAACAACATGTCCCACGACATCCGCACGCCGATGAATGCCATCGTCGGTTTCACCGCACTTGCGGCCTCGCACATCGACAACAAGGAGCAGGTGAAGGACTATCTCGGCAAAATTGCCGTTTCGAGCCAGCACCTCCTGTCCCTCATCAACGATGTGCTCGACATGAGCCGCATCGAGAGCGGCAATATAACCCTCGACGAAACCGACGTACACCTGCCCGATGTCATCCATGATCTGAGAACGATCATCCAGTCCAATATCGCCTCCAAGCAGCTCGAGCTGTTCGTCGACACGCAAGATGTCGTGCACGAGGACATCGTCATCGACAAGCTGCGCCTCAACCAGGTGCTGCTCAACATCCTATCCAACGCCATCAAGTTCACACCGAACGGTGGGACCATCAATTTCCGCATCATCGAGAAGCCCTCTTCTTCGAAGGGCATCGCAAACTTCGAATTCAGGATCAAAGACAGCGGCATTGGAATGAGCGAGGAGTTCCAGAAAACGATCTTCGAGGCATTCACGCGCGAACGAAGCAGCACCGCCAGCGGTATCCAGGGCACTGGCCTCGGGATGGCCATCACAAAGAACATCGTCGACATGATGGGTGGCACCGTCTCGGTTATATCCGAGGAGGGCAAGGGCAGCGAGTTCATCATCGATATCCCCTGCAAGATCAGCGGCAAGCCGGCGAAGCTGGAAAGAGTCCCCGAGCTCGATGGGCTGCGCGCCCTGGTTGTCGACGATGACACGAACGCCTGTCTTTCCGCATGCTCGATGCTGCGGGAGATAGGCATGCGCCCCGATTGGACGAACTACGGCAAAGAGGCCGTCATCCGCGCCAAAGAGGCGCTCGACCAGGCCGATGAATTCAGCGTCTACATAATCGACTGGCTCATGCCGTGCCAAAACGGCATCGAGACCGTACGCCAGATCCGGAAACTCATCGGTGATAGCACTCCGATTATCATCCTCACCGCATACGATTGGGCTGACATCGAACAAGAGGCGAGGGACGCGGGCGTTACGGCCTTCTGCTCGAAACCCTTGTTCATGTCAGAACTCAGAAACGTGCTCGCAGAACCCTTCACACTCCCCGTGGATGACTCCGACCAAAGCGCGGTCCTTCGAGACTACTCCGGCAAACGCGTTCTGCTCGTGGAAGACAACAAGCAGAACCAGATGATTGCCGACATGATCTTGCGGGAATCCGGCTTCGAGGTCGAGATTGCCGCAGACGGCATCGAGGCGATCGAGATGATCGAGGCAGCACCCGCAGGGTATTACGACATCGCCCTCATGGACATCCAGATGCCGCGCATGGACGGTTACGAAGCGACGGAGCGCATACGGTCGCTCGAAGACTCCGAAAAGGCGAGCATCCCCATTGTCGCAGTCACCGCGAACGCATTCGAAGAAGATGCCAACATGGCTTTGTCGGTCGGAATGAACGGCCATCTTGCGAAGCCGTACGACATACCCAAGATTCTAGAGACTCTCAACGAGCTCATCCCATAAAAGAGGAGAAGCCGGCAGGGGGAATGAGGCGATTTTTCGGACATGCAGCCCCCGCGAAAATGAAAAAGGCGCCCGAAGGCGCCTTGTGAATTTGGTCGCGGGGATTCGAGCGCCCGAAAGACGAGCCAGTGGCTCGCCTTTAGCGAGAATGGGTTCCCGCTTGCGGGAACCCCAGGAACGGCCCGCAAGGGCAGCCCCCCCGCGAAAACAAAAAAACAGACCCCGAAGGGCCTGCAAGAATTTGGTCGCGGGGGCTGGATTTGAACCAACGACCTCCGGGTTATGAGCCCGGCGAGCTACCAGACTGCTCCACCCCGCAATGTCTGGCGCTGCTTTAAGCAGCCCAATTAGAATACGACGAACACAGCTGTATTGCAACTTTTAATCGGCCGCACACACAAAGCACACCTTCAACGGAAGCACTCATCGTCAGCAGACGACGCGGCGAACAAGCCCGCGAAAGGCCCCGACACCGCAACGGCCGTTCACCTACCTACCACTGCACCAGTTCGAATTCTCCGTTTTCGTACAACGCAAAACTGTGACTTCCGTCTTTCGGAATGCTCACGCTACCGGGGTTGACCAGGTGAATGGTACGCACATCGCCTCCCGCCACGCCAACGTCTTCCCCACGCGCAGGCACCAATACGCCATCGCATACGCGCATGCTTGCATCCTCGTTCACCTTCACGTGCGTGTGCCCCGAAAGGAACGCCGCACCACTGGGAAGCAACGGCATGCGCTCGGGCGACCACACGTGGCCATGCGTGCAGAACAGCGTCGTATCGCCATCGACCAGCGTTGCGTAATCGGCCATGCAAGGAAAAGCAAGCACCATCTGATCCACTTCCGCGTCGCAATTTCCGCGAACAGCCACGATGGATTCCGCCACGCCATTGAGCATGGCGGCAACCTCCTTGGGGGCATATCCTTCAGGCAGGTCGTTGCGCGGGCCGTGATAGAGAACATCACCCAGCAGCACAATTCGGTCGGGTGTTTCACGGGAAACAGCATCCATCAACCTGCGGCACCACGTTGCCGAACCATGAATATCGGAAGCAATCAGCAGCTTCATGTTCTTCCTTTCCTTCGTTCGCTCGAGCATACCGCAATCGCAGCTGCACGCCCGCGCAGTTCACCCATACGCCATGCAGCCCATCGGCGAATGCCACAACAAGCGAAACGCATCCAAGCAAGCGCGCCTTGCATTACCCAACTACAATGAACCGTCGAACTCTTGCACGCATAAGAACGAATCCGCCCAAATACGCCAACGGCCTGCAGGTTTCCCCACAGGCCGTCCGAGTTTGGCTTTGGTTGCGGGCAACCCCGCAGCAATTACTTCAGAGCGGTGAAGCGCAGGCTCAGGCAGCTCAGGCCGCCATCAATCTTGCGGAACTCGCTCGTGTCGAGCACGATGGTCTCGTAGCCCAGGTCCTGAACGGCCTTGAGCACCGTGGGGTAGCCCTCGGGAACGATGACCGTGCCGTTGATCCAGATGCAGTTGGCGCCATAGGCCTCTTCTTCGGGAACAACGATCTTGTTGTACTTGGCGAACTCGGGCTTGTCGATGAACTCACCGCTCACCAACATGTTGTTGTCTTCCAGGTAGTTCACGCCCGTCTTCAGGTGCAGCACTTCCTCCAGCGGCACTTCGCTACCGGACAGGCCGTACTTTTCCAGAATGGCGATGAACTGGCGAATGCCCTCTTCGTTTGTACGAGCGGAACGACCCACGTAGAAGTGGTCGCCCACCATCATGACGTCGCCGCCTTCCAGCGTGCCGGGGGCAACAATATGCTCGATGCGGTCTTCGGGATAGTAACGGCGAATGATGGGCTCCATGAGT
This genomic stretch from Denitrobacterium detoxificans harbors:
- a CDS encoding helix-turn-helix domain-containing protein; amino-acid sequence: MLDHEKAEKAFREEGLFPKAELVASFKGYMEYVATEDETGISEAMREKRLELCQRFLEKLQACHLPTQVEPRWFYEYDFEDTSIELNLCRATELEWRDGGLTMTSEVEFTLICVECEMLSVEEFAKLYGVTPVTVRQWIRRGKLRTARKMGGEWVIPELADKPERGYEPAWYVMKEPGAISVEEYPFAEYSTMILIDQDKDNKDLFHVRFVNKDKKMHQVLDLGRKDTEALERALIATGKTTQAGRVQYVPEKIVEE
- a CDS encoding response regulator, with protein sequence MNAGDHELAFEEDQGMKKIAIIAANVIIIAAILIFVVLYSRFESSESYKGQVENFENTTVALEQVTGNYLEGEQRICDVWARYINNKSMTMEEAADYIRASHVLENTSAHLIDLDTLTGLSTRPKQGTTDDYAVSYERVGLLEDVDWINEIGESINISRAYTNPMNGEQSLAFCNKVTLKDVESEKPKDALLLRVIPVSELEQKWVLPQQQFAHAELSIIDADGDYILKGHSFKNSSFFEFYNSYNPSDPASTKELFNEVTSSTGSISMFDSHGQECILAYTPVTATAGWTMLGFVPAQDLHVGTENWLLVGVVSAGLLILFLCDLFFMRYLNKRLQATAKEAESANKAKTDFLSTMSHDIRTPMNAIIGLTSIAEKNLGDVESTRESLRKISLANNHLLTLINDILDISKVESGKLKLSPLTFSIVETVENLVNISQPMIKEKNIEFSFHIYRIEKEYLYADQLRLNQIYINILSNAIKYTEPGGRVSVDMREEESAQPGCIKLTYVVADTGIGMSPEYMETMYQPFSRQIDSRVNSIQGTGLGLAITKQMVDLMGGTIECESKQGEGTTFTVVLDIPVADRQRDDMQLEPIDVLIIDDDEIMLETATDALESLGATVEQARSGLEALGMIEHRHLSGKDYGVVIVDWKMPEVDGVETINRIHSDIGVDIPILLISAYDWSEIEDAAKEAGADGFVSKPLFRSTLYDKINELIGKESTSQEPEDDYADLQGLRVLIVEDNDINWEVVSAMLAMFGIITDRAENGRICVDMMRRAEEGDYQLIFMDVQMPEMNGLDATRAIRSMEDSWASSIPIVAMTADAFSENVTECLNAGMNGHIAKPVDMKLVIKEIRRATEERGGREKDDVHTLGGADSPVSDSMQQLD
- a CDS encoding Hpt domain-containing protein, with the translated sequence MTLDDLIAFGANVDEGLSRCMNNETFYLRLVESLKGEKGFESLQTAIAAGDLDAAFEAAHALKGVLGNLSITPLYEPVSEITELLRVKQDANYPALVDAIMLKWNEFLAL
- a CDS encoding putative bifunctional diguanylate cyclase/phosphodiesterase; the protein is MLKSHEKFHSENGKRLLLIADDELINREILREILQDEYELLFAENGEEALEVVRRCKNVLSLVLLDLKMPVMSGTDAMYAMRDDPELAHIPIIVATADQNAEVESLHLGANDFISKPYPQADVIHARIQRAIELHEDRLIITKTERDELTGLLNREFFYQYAAQFDHHHASTEMDAIVVDINHFRLINERFGTNYGDEVLRCVGNELLSVVREAGGIVCRSEADKFMAYCPHGQDYETMLEKASRGIAGENAEDTQTWLRMGVYESVDKTLETERRFDRARMAADTVRGSFANQIGVYDALLHEKELYSERLIDDFAAAIKEQQFEVYFQPKFDIQSEIPVLVSAEALVRWNHPTLGMVFPGAFIPLFEENGLIQRLDIYIWRATAARIKEWKTRFNLVAPVSVNVSRIDMYDPHLDRILLGILQEYSLSTSELLLEITESAYTQDSAQIIETVSNLRSIGFQVEMDDFGTGYSSLNMLSSLPLDALKLDMQFIRSAFTEGGDTKMIEIIIDIADYLSVPVIAEGVETEEQLNALRDMGCDRVQGYYFSPPVPANEYEKFVAERNEIDVAVSAKLTPSREIIPHNRSLAFEEVTHALSAGFDVVFYVDIESDHYIEFTSQGKPENLQIENSGSNFFKDAWGLLFESIHPDDEMRVGLSTQKNTLLLQLAGHDPFYMTYRIMEDGRSVYHAMKCIKARSNDDHHIVIGISNIDMQIRQALADMNIRTENTGPNAY
- a CDS encoding ABC transporter substrate-binding protein, with the protein product MKKTTFILLAALIVLCLTACSNSTKQEATTEKGFQPALDASTTGHIIVAGGYDNFEALEAEFDRFNEYYPDVELVYTKVDDYNNMIGTVLNGNDAPDIYVNYSWMYGRDKYKSSIDHAENLADPALGLDLDCIRSNIILNTDDGTLPMVPVFANTYGMLVNKDLFEKEGLSVPTTYKELVEVCKAFREKGYQNPMMGFSKEETTSLFTLAAYPFFCGTVANDAEAVKSLNSLDPSAGKYMQPTLEMTTQFINDGCVDLEACAEIENNYDAVILRFFEGDVPMMICSGDAVSGTKKRESRSEAFIANPFTYAFAPVPMSDEGAYFLDMPNLQFSVNKESANLDMANEFMRFLVTSGELNEMAQNKGLMSPTKDLSFNSVYAAFGDVPESRILSPEVIGLTDDAVLQFRQANYGVGTGAMTIDEAIARFGTFTK